Part of the Phalacrocorax carbo unplaced genomic scaffold, bPhaCar2.1 SCAFFOLD_289, whole genome shotgun sequence genome is shown below.
TCACACCACCAGGCTCTCACGGCTCAGGGCAtcgtgctgggggggggggggacacacaacACAGGGGTATTTGGGGGGGCACAGACAGGTGGGACCCCCAAGGAGCCCCCCCAAATACCCCATAagaccccagggacccccccaaataccaccagaccccccccaaataCCCCCAGACACCCCCCCAAATACCCACTCTGAGCCCTCTAAACACCCCAGGGACGCCCCCCGAGTCCCCCCAATATCTGAGGAACCCCAAagacccccccccaaataccccagggcccccccaagatccccccagacccccccaaataccccagggcccccccaagatccccccagacccccccaaatATCCCAACGACCCCCCCAATACCTCCAAGACCCCCCCAAAgacccccccaagcccccaccAATACGACATaggacccccagaccccctcccagaccccccctAGATATTCCAAGGACCCCTGAAATCCCCCCCTAGGCCCCCCTGGAGCCCCCCCAATACCTCATAGGACCCCCCGAGACCTTCCCAAaccacccagggaccccccagacccccccaaaaaaaccccatacaacTCCCAAAGAtgcccccagtccccccagtaCCCGATAGGaccctcagggaccccccccaaatccccccagatccccccaaACCCTCTAGGGACCCCCTCATCCCCCCCAAATACCCCCCAGCACCTCTCCAATACCCCCTAGCCCCCCCAAATTCTTCATAGGACACCCATAGacacccccccagcctccccaatGCCCCATAGGACCCCCAAAGACCCCCCCAAAtacccccagacccccccaacccccccataCGACAGCCAGGCATCCCCCCAATACCCCCAAGCCCCCCCGAAATCTCCCATAGGACCCCCAAAGACCCCCCAGAGTCCCCCCAGTACCCCAAgagcccccccccaaatcccaccaGACACCCTGCAAACTCCCCGCAGGATGCCCGTAGACCCCCCCAATACCCCAtaggacaccccccccccccaaatgcccccctcccccctgggacctccccctcccctcaccttACGGAGACGccgggggggtccggggggtcgTCGGGGAAGAGGCTCAGCCCCCCCTAAAAGATCATCGCGGGAACGAGAGCGAGGACGGGATGGGGGGGGTGAcccccccccagatccccccaaAACCTCCGCCGAACGCCAGCGCCcccgggggggggaagggggggacggggggcgTCCTcgggggacccaggtgtccggggCTTCGTGGAGGGAGCTGATGTCGctgagggggggggctgggggggcaaATGGGGGGGGTTAGTGCTTTATGGGGGGGTAATTAGGGGGGTTGATGCCCCCTGGGGGGGGTCAattgcctcccccccccccccaacccacctGCCCGCGAGGGGGGGTAGTGCCCACGGGGTTCGAAGGCGCCGATTTGCTCCTCCAGGTAACGCAGGATGGTGGGGGGGTGCgtgggggggcctggggggggggtgggggtccccctCAATGTCCGGGAGGGGGGCGGAGCCAAGCATCAGGCTCCGCCCCCCACAACGCACCCAGAGGTCACCCATCCAGTCGGGTGACAGGCTGGACCCTGCTTAGCTTCGCAGCCCATCCCAGCACtaatggggaaggggggggtgggggggtgggggtgactGACAGCTGTCAATCACACCACGAGCTCACCTGAGACGACGCTGCCATCGCTGTCACGCAGCAGGGGCACCTGGGAGCTCTGGCTGCTCGCTGGGGAGTGGGGATCAGcgtcacacacacccccccctccGGCGTCCCCACTGCACCCCCCAGTGCCACCAGTGTCCCATACTGGTgtcaccccccacccacccccccccccagcgtCCCCAGGGTCACTCACCGAGGGTCCGCAGGgcgagggggggcggggggggtccgTAGATTCCGCTCATCCCACCGGAGGTGGCCGCTTTCCCCGCCAGGtacactggggtggggggggggacacgcaGGCGTCCGGGTGAgcacccctccccacccacccacccctcccaggggggacccaggtgtccgggacccccaccccaggggaccccaagGGACCCCGTcaccccccaggggaccccaggACACCCCAAGGGACCCAagcccaccccagggcaccccaaagCACCCAGGAGGACCCCGTCACGCCCGAGGGgaccccatcaccccccagggcaccccctcaccccccagggcaccccatcACCCCCGAGGGGACCCCATCACCCCCGAGGGGACCCATCACCCCCGAGGGGACCCTGTCACCCCCGAGGGGACCCCATCACCCCCGAGGGGACCCTGTcaccccccaggggaccccatCAACTCCCAGGGgaccccatcaccccccaggggaccccatCACCCCCGAGGGGACCCATCACCCCCGAGGGGATCACAGGGaaccccctcaccccccaggggaccccatcaccccccaggggacccctCACCTCCGAGGGGACCCCATCACCCCCGAGGGGACCCCAGGGGACCCTGCAACCCCCCAAAGGGACCCCATCACCCCCGAGGGGGCCCCATcaccccccaggggaccccaggggtccccatcacccccaggggaccccagcaccccccaggggacccctcaccccccaggggaccccagcacccccgagGGGACCCCACGGGACCCCATCACACCCCAGTGGACCCCATCACCCCCGAGGGgaccccatcaccccccaggggaccccaggggaccccaccaccccccagtGGACCCCATCACCCCCGAGGGGACCCATCACCCCCGAGGGGaccccaggggaccccagcacccccgagGGGAACCTATCACCCCCCAGTGGACCCCATCACCCCCGAGGGgaccccatcaccccccaggggacccctcaccccccaggggaccccagcaccccccagggGACCTCATCACCCCCCAGTGGACCCCGTCACCCCCAGGGGACCCCTcaccccccaggggaccccgtcacccccaggggaccccaggggaccccatcaccccccaggggaccccatCACCCCCGAGGGGACCCCGTcaccccccaggggaccccatcaccccccaggggaccccaggggaccccagcaccccccaggggacccccgcaccccccaggggaccccagcaccccccaggggaccccacgACCCCCAAAGGgaccccatcaccccccaggggaccccaggggacccccgcaccccccaggggaccccatcaccccccaggggacccccgcaccccccaggggaccccacgACCCCCAAAGGgaccccatcaccccccaggggacccccgcaccccccgggCAGGGGCGAGGGGAGACTCACGGGCCTcggggcagcagcagcggcgggggcagcaggggcagcgcaggaagcagcagcaggtgtgGGGGCAGCACTGGCACCAgcagacccccagccccagcgctcccagtgccgcccccagccccaccagcaccacAAAGAGCCAgtctgggggggcgggggggggaaagggggggggtcAGGGCGGGGACCCGGCACCTGGGGGCACCCTGACCCAGGTTGGAGCTGCCACGGGGGGACCCCGACCCGCCCTGGAGCTcctgggggggggcaggtgTTTGGGGGGACCCTGACCCGCCCTAGAGCtcccgggggggtcccaggtgtttgggggggaCCCTGACCCGCCCTGGagctcctggggggggggggcaggtgtTTGGGGGGACCCCGACCCGCCCTGGagctcctggggggggggggcaggtgtTTGGGGGGGACCCTGACCCGCCCTAGAGctcccggggggggggacacaggtgTTTGGGGGGACCCTGACCCGCCCTGGagctcctgggggggggggcaggtgtTTGGGGGGACCCTGACCCACCCTAGAGCtcccgggggggtcccaggtgtttgggggggaCCCTGACCCGCCCTAGAGCTCCCGGGGGGGCTCCCAGGTGTTTGGGGGGACCCTGACCCGCCCTAGAGCTCCCGGGGGGGCTcccaggtgtttgggggggaCCCTGACCCGCCCTAGAGCTCCCGGGGGGGCTcccaggtgtttgggggggaCCCTGACCCGCCCTAGAGCTCCCGGGGGGGCTcccaggtgtttgggggggaCCCTGACCCGCCCTAGAGCTCCCGGGGGGGCTcccaggggttggggggggaccCTGACACCCCCAAAATCTCTGCAGGGTGGGTGGGGATGTTCTGGGgtccc
Proteins encoded:
- the LOC135311001 gene encoding lipolysis-stimulated lipoprotein receptor-like isoform X2, producing MAAVMAALLALLAPVTPLQVTVTDPRTVALLFQPVLLRCQYQTSALEPPIVTWKYKSFCPTPQGDSGVVTSPGDTPDVASPCPDAARTVRIVATKQGGLVTLGDFYRGRSVTILGGAELSLGPAAWGDSGVYVCTVTSTQDLEGNNEAVAELVVLGSLSKATDLLPGVELGTLPDWLFVVLVGLGAALGALGLGVCWCQCCPHTCCCFLRCPCCPRRCCCPEALYLAGKAATSGGMSGIYGPPPPPLALRTLASSQSSQVPLLRDSDGSVVSGPPTHPPTILRYLEEQIGAFEPRGHYPPSRAAPPLSDISSLHEAPDTWVPRGRPPSPPSPPRGRWRSAEVLGGSGGGSPPPSRPRSRSRDDLLGGAEPLPRRPPGPPRRLRKHDALSRESLVV
- the LOC135311001 gene encoding lipolysis-stimulated lipoprotein receptor-like isoform X1, giving the protein MGEAPPPPNRSSVSPPAPVTPLQVTVTDPRTVALLFQPVLLRCQYQTSALEPPIVTWKYKSFCPTPQGDSGVVTSPGDTPDVASPCPDAARTVRIVATKQGGLVTLGDFYRGRSVTILGGAELSLGPAAWGDSGVYVCTVTSTQDLEGNNEAVAELVVLGSLSKATDLLPGVELGTLPDWLFVVLVGLGAALGALGLGVCWCQCCPHTCCCFLRCPCCPRRCCCPEALYLAGKAATSGGMSGIYGPPPPPLALRTLASSQSSQVPLLRDSDGSVVSGPPTHPPTILRYLEEQIGAFEPRGHYPPSRAAPPLSDISSLHEAPDTWVPRGRPPSPPSPPRGRWRSAEVLGGSGGGSPPPSRPRSRSRDDLLGGAEPLPRRPPGPPRRLRKHDALSRESLVV
- the LOC135311001 gene encoding lipolysis-stimulated lipoprotein receptor-like isoform X3, whose protein sequence is MGEAPPPPNRSSVSPPAPVTPLQVTVTDPRTVALLFQPVLLRCQYQTSALEPPIVTWKYKSFCPTPQGDSGVVTSPGDTPDVASPCPDAARTVRIVATKQGGLVTLGDFYRGRSVTILGGAELSLGPAAWGDSGVYVCTVTSTQDLEGNNEAVAELVVLDWLFVVLVGLGAALGALGLGVCWCQCCPHTCCCFLRCPCCPRRCCCPEALYLAGKAATSGGMSGIYGPPPPPLALRTLASSQSSQVPLLRDSDGSVVSGPPTHPPTILRYLEEQIGAFEPRGHYPPSRAAPPLSDISSLHEAPDTWVPRGRPPSPPSPPRGRWRSAEVLGGSGGGSPPPSRPRSRSRDDLLGGAEPLPRRPPGPPRRLRKHDALSRESLVV